In a genomic window of Gadus macrocephalus chromosome 9, ASM3116895v1:
- the LOC132464977 gene encoding calcitonin-1-like: protein MAGMDRPLTKRCSNLSTCVLGKLSQELHKLQTFPRTNVGAGTPGRKRSAPAGDGYASYGDTSVTAQKRACNTATCVTHRLADFLSRSGGIGNSNFVPTNVGSKAFGRRRRNAQA from the exons ATGGCTGG CATGGACAGACCCCTAACCAAGCGCTGCTCCAACCTCAGCACCTGCGTGCTTGGCAAACTGTCCCAGGAGCTGCACAAGCTGCAGACCTTCCCCCGCACTAATGTGGGCGCGGGGACGCCCGGGAGGAAGCGCAGTGCGCCCGCCGGCGACGGCTATGCAAGCTACGGCGACAC CAGCGTTACAGCACAGAAGCGCGCCTGCAACACGGCCACCTGCGTCACCCACCGCCTGGCCGACTTCCTCAGCCGGTCGGGGGGCATCGGCAACAGCAACTTTGTGCCCACCAACGTGGGCTCCAAGGCGTTCGGCAGGAGACGGAGGAATGCCCAGGCATGA